Sequence from the Aspergillus nidulans FGSC A4 chromosome III genome:
ATTGCCGACGCCGGTAGCGAAGGCGTTTCCGCGGCCGCGGATCTGCATGGGCATGACTTCCGCCATGTAGACCCTGTTCCTGTCAGTTCTGCGAATGTAATGGAAGCTACAGAAACGTACCAACTGCAAGGCCCAAAggaccaggagaagatgatggtgacgcagaaaatgaagaagacacCGCCGATACTGTAGCCTCTACGGTGCCCGTCTTCGTTCTGAGAGTTCAAGGCCGCCTCGCAGAACAGCGCGATTGTAATACCGATTGCTCCAAAGAGCATGGGTCGGCGGCGTCCGACTTTGTCGAGAACGAAAAGGATAAAGAGGAGATTGGCGAGAGGGCCGAGGCAGTTGTAGATACCGGTGACAAGAATGTTGGTGCTGCCGGTGATCCCGAGATTCTCGTACATGATAGTCTGGTAGTAGTTGATAACGTTGATACCTGTCATCTGCGTGAATACCTGGACGAGAACACCGTGCCTGTACCGGTCAGCCGTGGTCAATAATCTTTAGGGTGGTGAGCGTACAATAACCGAGTCCTATACTGAGGAACCTTGAACATCACTAGCCAACCAGGCTCGGTCACGGCCCTTTCTGCGTCAATGGTGGACTTGATCTCGCCATACTCTCGTTGAATCCAGTCCTCGTTCGTGCCGTCATAATGAAGTTTTCGCAAAACCTTCATTGCCTCCTCGtatttctcctttccgaTCAGGTGACGCGGAGACTCGGGTAGGAAGAACAGTCCAATGAGCAGGATCACTGCAGGAACGACCTGGAACGCCAATGGGAATCGCCATTGGAATTCACTGCTCTCGGGTGCGTGCAACGAGCCAAAGCCAATCCATCTACTACGGTCAGAGTCGCGAAGATTTTAAGGAACGAGCGGCTTACGTGCTGACAATGAAACCGACTCCAATCATCTGCTGGGCGAGACCGATAATCATACCGCGGTTTCGAGGATGCGCGCATTCCGATTGATAGACAGGGACAGACATGGACATGAGACCGACAGCCCAACCCGCGAGAATACGCCCGACGAGGATCATAGCCAGGTTTGTCGCGGCAGCCTGAAGGATCGCCCCAACGAGACAGATCGAAGCGCCCATCTGGATCGTGAACTTGCGGCCAAACCGATCCATCGTCAACCCTCCTTGGAGGGCACCGATAGCAGCTGCGGTTATTAGACCGAGATTCAAAATTGGAGAGATTTTGTCACCGTACCGCCTCCAGAGAATGTGCTATTGATCGCCCCGATAATCGCAGAGGTCTTGGTGGTGTTGAAATACCGCAGGAAATTCTTCGACGCAATGACATCGGTCATCACACCGCTATCATATCCAAACAAGAATGACCCTGTCGCCGCGAACAGGGCAAGGTTGAAA
This genomic interval carries:
- a CDS encoding sugar porter family MFS transporter (transcript_id=CADANIAT00005339) produces the protein MGRLYTFNLALFAATGSFLFGYDSGVMTDVIASKNFLRYFNTTKTSAIIGAINSTFSGGAAIGALQGGLTMDRFGRKFTIQMGASICLVGAILQAAATNLAMILVGRILAGWAVGLMSMSVPVYQSECAHPRNRGMIIGLAQQMIGVGFIVSTWIGFGSLHAPESSEFQWRFPLAFQVVPAVILLIGLFFLPESPRHLIGKEKYEEAMKVLRKLHYDGTNEDWIQREYGEIKSTIDAERAVTEPGWLVMFKVPQLLTTADRYRHGVLVQVFTQMTGINVINYYQTIMYENLGITGSTNILVTGIYNCLGPLANLLFILFVLDKVGRRRPMLFGAIGITIALFCEAALNSQNEDGHRRGYSIGGVFFIFCVTIIFSWSFGPCSWVYMAEVMPMQIRGRGNAFATGVGNWTVSTLWSQVSPIALGKIGWKFYFIFAGWNICVTLPVVYFFFIETKQKSLEEIDILFGGRALGTLPEDIADKDNEVVATTEHHDKREV